One window of the Xiphophorus hellerii strain 12219 chromosome 15, Xiphophorus_hellerii-4.1, whole genome shotgun sequence genome contains the following:
- the LOC116734094 gene encoding trace amine-associated receptor 1-like produces the protein MENRTGVVTVLQHPCYEINQFSYKLTATPSVVCIMVYAFLTLLSLVTVCGNLLVVTSIIYFKQLHTPTNTLILSLAVADLLVGILVFPLSMAFSLSSCTYNESLFCKVRDSFDILFSTCSIMHLCCISVDRYYAVCQPLTYRSKISRHVVAIMITVSWGVSALVSIGVIIPRLSPYACADMCFLDVMTANIMGSIMSFYFPVVIMLCIYLKIFLVAQRQARRIQSIKFGATASKMERKATKTLAIVLGVFLFCWSPFFLCILFSLPVSVIETVNWLALSNSTLNPFIYAFFYTWFRSAFKMVITGKIFFGDYCSFKLH, from the coding sequence ATGGAAAACAGGACAGGTGTTGTGACTGTCTTACAGCATCCGTGCTATGAGATAAATCAGTTTAGCTACAAACTAACCGCGACTCCTTCTGTTGTATGTATAATGGTGTATGCGTTTCTGACACTTCTGTCTCTTGTGACTGTATGTGGAAACCTCCTTGTAGTAACATCAATAATTTACTTCAAGCAGCTTCACACACCCACCAACACTCTCATTCTGTCTCTGGCTGTGGCCGACCTGCTGGTTGGGATTTTAGTATTTCCTCTCAGCATGGCCTTCTCTCTCAGTTCATGTACCTATAATGAGAGTTTATTTTGTAAGGTCCGTGACAGCTTTGATATATTGTTTAGTACATGCTCTATTATGCACCTGTGTTGTATTTCAGTTGACAGGTACTATGCTGTGTGTCAGCCTCTCACATATAGATCTAAAATCAGCCGTCATGTTGTTGCCATCATGATCACAGTGAGCTGGGGTGTTTCTGCTCTCGTTAGCATCGGAGTGATAATTCCCAGACTGTCCCCTTACGCATGTGCTGACATGTGTTTTCTGGATGTAATGACGGCAAACATTATGGGATCTATCATGTCATTTTACTTTCCAGTGGTCATAATGCTTTGCATCTACCTGAAGATTTTCCTTGTTGCACAGAGACAGGCACGAAGAATCCAAAGCATAAAGTTCGGAGCAACAGCCAGTAAGATGGAGAGAAAAGCCACCAAAACTCTGGCGATTGTTCTGGgagtttttctattttgttggtctcctttcttcctttgcattttattttctctcccgGTTTCTGTGATTGAAACCGTTAACTGGCTTGCTCTGTCAAACTCTACACTGAACCCGTTTATCTACGCTTTCTTTTATACCTGGTTCAGGTCAGCTTTTAAAATGGTTATTACTGGCAAAATATTCTTTGGTGACTATTGTAGCTTCAAATTACACTGA
- the LOC116734093 gene encoding trace amine-associated receptor 1-like codes for MENRTGVVTVLQHPCYEINQFSYKLTATPSVVCLMVYAFLTLLSLVTICGNLLVVTSIIYFKQLHTPTNTLILSLAVADLLVGILVFPLSMAFSLSSCTYNESLFCKVRDSFDILFSTCSIMHLCCISVDRYYAVCQPLTYRSKISRHVVAIMITVSWGVSALVSIGVIIPRLSPYACADMCFLDVMTANIIGPILSFYLPVVIMLCIYLKIFLVAQRQARSIQSIKSRATASKMERKATKTLAIVLGVFLFCWSPFFLCILFSLPVSVIETVNWLALSNSTLNPFIYAFFYTWFRSAFKMVVTGKIFLGDYCSFKLH; via the coding sequence ATGGAAAACAGGACAGGTGTTGTGACTGTCTTACAGCATCCATGCTATGAGATAAATCAGTTTAGCTACAAACTAACCGCGACTCCTTCTGTTGTATGTTTAATGGTGTATGCGTTTCTGACACTTCTGTCTCTTGTGACTATATGTGGAAACCTCCTTGTAGTAACATCAATAATTTACTTCAAGCAGCTTCACACACCCACCAACACTCTCATTCTGTCTCTGGCTGTGGCCGACCTGCTGGTTGGGATTTTAGTATTTCCTCTCAGCATGGCCTTCTCTCTCAGTTCATGTACCTATAATGAGAGTTTATTTTGTAAGGTACGTGACAGCTTTGATATATTGTTTAGTACATGCTCTATTATGCACCTGTGTTGTATTTCAGTTGACAGGTACTATGCTGTGTGTCAGCCTCTCACATATAGATCTAAAATCAGCCGTCATGTTGTTGCCATCATGATCACAGTGAGCTGGGGTGTTTCTGCTCTCGTTAGCATCGGAGTGATAATTCCCAGACTGTCCCCTTACGCATGTGCTGACATGTGTTTTCTGGATGTAATGACGGCAAACATTATTGGACCTATATTATCATTTTACCTTCCAGTGGTCATAATGCTTTGCATCTACCTGAAGATTTTCCTTGTTGCACAGAGACAGGCACGAAGCATCCAAAGCATAAAGTCCAGAGCAACAGCCAGTAAGATGGAGAGAAAAGCCACCAAAACTCTGGCGATTGTTCTGGgagtttttctattttgttggtctcctttcttcctttgcattttattttctctcccgGTTTCTGTGATTGAAACCGTTAACTGGCTTGCTCTGTCAAACTCTACACTGAACCCGTTTATCTACGCTTTCTTTTATACCTGGTTCAGGTCAGCTTTTAAAATGGTTGTTACTGGCAAAATATTCCTTGGTGACTATTGTAGCTTCAAATTACACTGA
- the LOC116734092 gene encoding trace amine-associated receptor 1-like, whose amino-acid sequence MENRTGVVTVLQHPCYEINQFSYKLTATPSVVCIMVYAFLTLLSLVTICGNLLVVTSIIYFKQLHTPTNTLILSLAVADLLVGILVFPLSMAFSLSSCTYNESLFCKVRDSFDILFSTCSIMHLCCISVDRYYAVCQPLTYRSKISRHVVAIMITVSWGVSALVSIGVIIPRLSPYACADMCFLDVMTANIIGPILSFYFPVVIMLCIYLKIFLVAQRQARSIQSIKFGATASKMERKATKTLAIVLGVFLFCWSPFFLCILFSIPVSVIETVNWLALSNSTLNPFIYAFFYTWFRSAFKMVVTGKIFLGDYCSFKLH is encoded by the coding sequence ATGGAAAACAGGACAGGTGTTGTGACTGTCTTACAGCATCCATGCTATGAGATAAATCAGTTTAGCTACAAACTAACCGCGACTCCTTCTGTTGTATGTATAATGGTGTATGCGTTTCTGACACTTCTGTCTCTTGTGACTATATGTGGAAACCTCCTTGTAGTAACATCAATAATTTACTTCAAGCAGCTTCACACACCCACCAACACTCTCATTCTGTCTCTGGCTGTGGCCGACCTGCTGGTTGGGATTTTAGTATTTCCTCTCAGCATGGCCTTCTCTCTCAGTTCATGTACCTATAATGAGAGTTTATTTTGTAAGGTACGTGACAGCTTTGATATATTGTTTAGTACATGCTCTATTATGCACCTGTGTTGTATTTCAGTTGACAGGTACTATGCTGTGTGTCAGCCTCTCACATATAGATCTAAAATCAGCCGTCATGTTGTTGCCATCATGATCACAGTGAGCTGGGGTGTTTCTGCTCTCGTTAGCATCGGAGTGATAATTCCCAGACTGTCCCCTTACGCATGTGCTGACATGTGTTTTCTGGATGTAATGACGGCAAACATTATTGGACCTATATTATCATTTTACTTTCCAGTGGTCATAATGCTTTGCATCTACCTGAAGATTTTCCTTGTTGCACAGAGACAGGCACGAAGCATCCAAAGCATAAAGTTCGGAGCAACAGCCAGTAAGATGGAGAGAAAAGCCACCAAAACTCTGGCGATTGTTCTGGgagtttttctattttgttggtctcctttcttcctttgcattttattttctatcccGGTTTCTGTGATTGAAACCGTTAACTGGCTTGCTCTGTCAAACTCTACACTGAACCCGTTTATCTACGCTTTCTTTTATACCTGGTTCAGGTCAGCTTTTAAAATGGTTGTTACTGGCAAAATATTCCTTGGTGACTATTGTAGCTTCAAATTACACTGA